A DNA window from Anastrepha obliqua isolate idAnaObli1 chromosome 5, idAnaObli1_1.0, whole genome shotgun sequence contains the following coding sequences:
- the LOC129247807 gene encoding ER membrane protein complex subunit 5, producing MSTKIVNRIVLVTGLISLLHAAFSAAHHRTYLRLTEQDWTRLPIDIVVQTVVSLLVVVYNLIQVVGNFKEIRATVDMQEKSWDTLSNLPSFYTFNHRGMALYQNYEQEESSSAGSKSSLDVEY from the exons ATGAGCACCAAAATCGTGAATCGCATAGTCCTTGTTACAGGTCTTATTAGTTTATTGCACGCCGCTTTTTCAGCAGCTCACC atCGCACTTATTTGCGGCTAACTGAACAGGATTGGACGCGACTGCCTATAGAT ATTGTCGTGCAGACCGTTGTTAGCTTGCTGGTGGTCGTTTACAATTTAATCCAAGTGGTTggtaattttaaggaaatacgTGCTACAGTTGACATGCAAGAGAAGTCTTGGGATACCTTGAGCAACTTGCCATCATTTTACACATTTAATCATCGTGGTATGGCGCTGTATCAAAACTACGAACAAGAAGAATCATCGAGCGCAGGCAGCAAGAGTAGTCTAGATGTAGAATATTAA